The nucleotide sequence GAAGTCCGGCAAGCGCGTGCAGGCCTGGGCCTTCGTCGGCGACTTCGATCCCGCCGCGCTGCGCAGCAACAGCTTCGAGATGGAGTGGCCGCCACGCTCGGGCCGCCTGCAGTCCTTCCCCGAGGTCGACCGCGTGGCCTGGTTCGGCCTTGAGGAGGCCCGGCGCAAGCTGCTGCCGGCGCAGCAGCCCTTCATCGACCGCCTGCTGGCGGCCTTCAATCCCCCTTAACGGCTGAGTCGGTCCTGGCGGTCCCAGGCGGCACGCATGGCCTCGCGGGCCTCGTCCCAGGACAGGCGCGAGCCGCCCTTGATGCGCTCCCAGTTGGCCCACAGCGACTTCTCGGCATCCTCGAACGCGCCGCCGTACTGGGCGTGGCCGATGTAGCCCACGCAGTAGGCCGGGGCGAAGTCCTCGTAGTCCAGTCCGGCGCGCGCCGGCTGGGTGCGGCGCCAGCGGCGGCTCCAGTAATCGTCCTCGCGGCGGGCGGCGGCGAGGTCTTGATACGGCGCGGGGGCGGCAGGGGTCATGGGCATCTCCTGTGCGTGGTGGTGGATGGGTGCCGGGATGCTCCATCCCGCGGCGGCACGGTCGCGTAGGACGGCTTCCATGCTCCGCTGTCAGCCGGCAGCGCTTCCTGCTGAGCCACCTGCTCTGCCGCAGGCGCTTGTCGCCTGGGTGGCTGGGCGCACCCGGCCGGCTCGCCCATACTCGCGGCCTGAAGGAGAAACCGCCATGGACATCCAGGGAAAAGTCGCCATCGTCACCGGCGCGGCCAGCGGCATCGGCGCGGGCCTGGCGCGCCGTTTCGCGGCCGAGGGCGCGCGCGGTGTCGTGCTGGCCGACCTCAACCAGGAACGCGCCGAGGGCGTGGCGCGCCAGATCGGCGGCGCAGCCATGGCCGTGCGCTGCGACGTCGGCCGCGAGGCCGACATCCAGGCCCTGGTGGCCGCCGCGCGCCAGCGCTTCGGCCAGGTCGACATCTACGTCTCCAACGCCGGCATCCTGGGCCGCATGGGCGGCATCGAGCTGGAGGACGCGCTGTGGGACGCCATGTGGCGCATCCACGGCATGGCCCACGTGTGGGCGGCGCGCGCCGTGGTGCCCGAGATGGTGGCGCGCGGCGAAGGCTACTTCGTCGTGACGGCCTCGGCCGCCGGCCTGCTCAACATCGTCGAATCGGCGCCCTACGGCGTGACCAAGCACGCGGCCGTGGCGTTCGCCGAGTGGCTGCGCATCGCCTACGGCCGCAAGGGCGTGCGCGTGTCCTGCCTGTGCCCGCAATCGGTGGAGAGCGACATGACCCGTGACGGCACCGGCTCGGCCGGCCTGGACGGCGTGCTCACGCCGGCCCAGGTGGCCGAGGTGGTGGTGCAGACCCTGCGCGATGAGACCTTCCTGGCCCTGCCCCACCCCTCGGTGGCGCAGTACTTCCAGGCCAAGGGCCAGGACTACGACCGCTGGCTGGGCGGCATGCAGAAGCTGTACGCCCGGCACATGGCGGGCGGCTGAGGATTCCCGGCAGCGGCCGGGCTAGGCGGCGGTCTTGACGACGATGCGCCCGCGCACCTGCCCCGCCATCAGCCGCTGCGCCTCGCCCACGGCCGCGACCAGCGGCACCTCGGTCGTCATGGCGTCCAGCCTGGCCAGGTCCAGGTCGCGCGACAGCCGGGCCCAGGCCTCCTCGCGCCGCGCCAGCGGCGCCATCACGCTGTCGATGCCCTGCAGCGCGATGCCGCGCAGGATGAAGGGCGCCACCGTCGCCGGCAGGTCCATGCCCTGGGCCAGGCCGCAGGCCGCCACCACGCCGCCGTAGCGCGTCTGGGCGCAGGCATTGGCCAGGGTGTGGCTGCCCACCGCATCCACCACGGCGGCCCAGCGCTCCTTCTGCAGCGGCTTGCCGGGCGCCGACAGCTCGGACCGCTCGATGACGGCCGCCGCGCCCAGCTGCCGCAGCCAGTCGTGCTCGCCGGCCTTGCCGGTGGCGCCCACCACCTGGTGGCCCAGCGCGGACAGCAGCGCCACCGCCACCGAGCCCACGCCGCCGGTGGCGCCCGTCACCAGCACCTTGCCGTCGCCGGGCTTGAGGCCGTGGCGCTCCAGCGCCAGCACGCACAGCATGGCGGTGTAGCCGGCGGTGCCGATGGCCATGGCCTGGCGCGGGGTGAAGCGGGGCGGCTTGCGGATCAACCATTCGCCCCTGAGCCGGGCGCGGCCGGCCAGGCAGCCCTTGTGCGTCTCGCCCACGCCGAAGCCGTTGAGCACCACCTCGTCACCGGGCCGCCACAGCGGCGAGCTGCTCTCCACCACCGTGCCGGCGCCGTCGATGCCGGCCACCATGGGCCAGCTGCGCACCACCGGCGAGCGGTTGGTGATGGCCAGGCCGTCCTTGTAGTTGAGGGTGGAATAGGCCACGTCGACGGTGACGTCGCCCTCGGACAGGAAGCTGTCGTCGACCTCGCGCACGGCGGCGCTGAACTCGGGGTTCTTCTCCAGGACCAGGGCGTGGAACATGCGGGCGTCTCCTTGGATGGGATCAGCCCGCCAGGATAGCGGCGGGCGCGCCGCCGTGCCGGCTTTAGCGCCCGGGCTCGCGCGGCTCGACGTCGGTCACCTGCAGCGGGTGCCCCTGCGGCGCATGGGCACGGGTGGCGTCGGCACGTGGCGTGCGGCTGGGCTCGGCTTCGCGCTGCTGCGCGCGGCGGTACATCTCGAAGCCCTTGCGCGGGTCGATGCCCATGATGAAGGGCGAGACCGGCCGGCCGGTCAGCCGGGCCCAGCCCATGCGCAGCGACCAGGCCAGCCACAGCACGGCCACTGCCACGGCGACGCTGGCGAAGAACACCAGGCCCACGGCCAGCAGCACCAGGCGCAGCAGCAGGTTCACCAGGAAGTTCATGCCGGATGTGACACGGATGCGCTGGCGAAGTTCAAGCCACGGCCTCCTCGGCCGGCTGCGGCTTCGGATCGCCGAACCGGAACACGCCCGGCTCGCGTACCGGGTCCACCTCGACCGGGATCACGCTCTTGGGCGGGAAGCGGCCTTCGAGAATCAGCCTGGACAGCGGGTTCTCGATGCGCTGCTGGATCGCCCGCTTGAGCGGCCGTGCGCCGAACACCGGGTCGAAGCCGACCTTCGCGAGCTCCTCCAGCGCCGCCTCGGACACCTGGAGCGTGAGGTCCATCTTGGCCAGGCGCTGCTCCAGCACGCCGAGCTGGATCCTGGCGATCCGCGCGATGTGCGCAGCATGGAGCCCGTGGAACACCACCGTCTCGTCGATGCGGTTGAGGAACTCGGGGCGGAAGTGGTTCTTCAGCTCGTCCCATACCGCCTCCTTCACGTCCTCGTACGGCCGCCCCACCATGGCCTGGATCATGTGCGAGCCGATGTTGCTGGTCATCACGATCACCGTGTTCTTGAAGTCCACGGTGCGGCCCTGGCCGTCGGTCAGGCGGCCGTCGTCCAGCACCTGCAGCAGCACGTTGAACACGTCGTGGTGCGCCTTCTCGACCTCGTCGAGCAGGATCACGCTGTAGGGCTTGCGGCGCACGGCTTCCGTCAGGTAGCCGCCCTCCTCGTAGCCCACGTAGCCCGGGGGCGCGCCGATCAGGCGGGCCACCGAGTGCTTCTCCATGAACTCGCTCATGTCGACGCGGATCAGGTGCTCCTCGCTGTCGAACAAAAAGGTCGCCAGCGCCTTGCACAGCTCGGTCTTGCCCACGCCGGTGGGGCCCAGGAACAGGAACGAGCCGGTCGGGCGGTTCGGGTCCGCCAGGCCGGAGCGCGAGCGGCGGATGGCGTTGGCCACGGCGGCGATCGCCTCGTCCTGGCCGACCACGCGCTGGTGCAGCCGCTCCTCCATCTGCAGCAGCTTCTCGCGCTCGCCCTGCATCAGCTTGGACACCGGGATGCCGGTGGCGCGCGCCACCACCTCGGCGATCTCCTCGGCGCCGACCTGGGTGCGCAGCAGCTGGGCCTTGCCGGCCTTGGCCTTGCCCGCCTCGGCGTCCTGCGCCTCCTTGAGCTTGCGCTCCAGCTCGGGCAGCCGGCCGTACTGCAGCTCGGCCACCTTGTTGAAGTCGGCCTTGCGCTTGAACTCCTCGATCTGGAAGCGCACGCGGTCCATCTCCTCGCGGATCTGGGCGCTGCCCTGGGCGGCGGCCTTCTCGGCCTTCCAGATGTCCTCCAGGTCGGCGATCTCCTTGCGCAGCTTGGCGATCTCGTCCTCGATCAGCGCCAGGCGCTTCTGCGAGGCCTCGTCGGTCTCCTTCCTCATGGCCTCGCGCTCGATCTGCAGCTGGATCATGCGGCGGTCCAGGCGGTCGATGGCCTCGGGCTTGGAGTCGATCTCGATCTTGATCTTGGAGGCGGCCTCGTCGATCAGGTCGATCGCCTTGTCGGGCAGGAAGCGGTCGGTGATGTAGCGGTGCGAGAGCTCGGCCGCGGCCACGATGGCCGGGTCGGTGATGTCCACGCCGTGGTGCGCCTCGTACTTCTCCTGCAGGCCGCGCAGGATGGCGATGGTCGCCTCCACCGTCGGCTCGCCCACCAGGATCTTCTGGAAGCGGCGCTCCAGCGCGGCGTCCTTCTCGATGTACTTGCGGTATTCGTCCAGCGTCGTCGCGCCCACGCAGTGCAGCTCGCCGCGCGCCAGCGCCGGCTTGAGCATGTTGCCCGCGTCCATGGCGCCCTCCGCCTTGCCGGCGCCCACCATGGTGTGCAGCTCGTCGATGAAGACGATGGTCTGCCCCTCGTCCTTGGCCAGCTCGGTCAGCACGCTCTTGAGGCGCTCCTCGAACTCGCCGCGGTACTTGGCGCCGGCCAGCAGGGCGGCCATGTCCAGCGACAGCACGCGCTTGTTCTTCAGGCTCTCGGGCACCTCGCCCGCCACGATGCGCTGGGCCAGGCCCTCGACGATGGCGGTCTTGCCCACGCCGGGCTCGCCGATCAGCACCGGGTTGTTCTTGGTGCGCCGCTGCAGCACCTGGATGGCGCGGCGGATCTCCTCGTCGCGGCCGATCACCGGGTCGAGCTTGCCCAGGCGGGCGCGCTCGGTGAGGTCCAGGCAGTATTTCTTGAGGGCCTCGCGCTGGCCTTCGGCCTCGGCGCTGTTGACCGAGGAGCCGCCCCGCACGGCGGCGATGGCGGCCTCGAAGGACTTGCGCGACAGGCCGTTCGCGCGCGCGATGCGGCCGATGTCCTGCTTGCTGTCGGCCAGCGCCAGCAGGAACAGCTCGCTGGCGATGAACTGGTCGCCGCGCTTGATGCCTTCCTTCTCGGCGGCCTGCAGCAGCGAGACCAGGTCGCGGCCGACCTGCACCTGCTCCTGGCCCTGCACCTGCGGGCGCTTGTGCATGGCGGCCTCGGCGGCGGCCTGCAGGCCGGGGATGTTGACGCCGGCGCGCTGCAGCAGCGCGCGCGGGCCGTCCTCCTGGCGCAGCATGGCCACCAGCAGGTGCTCGGGTTCGATGTAGCCGTGGTCGTTGCCCAGCGCCAGGCTCTGGGCCTCGGCCAGGGCTTCCTGGAATTTGGTCGTCAGCTTGTCGAGTCGCATGGGAGTAACGCTCCTGTTGGCCTCCAACTTAGGCTGTGCCCCGCGATTTCAAGGGTCCATAGAATGGGCAGGATGAGCATCCGCCAGCTGTCCGTGACTTACCAGGCCCAGCAGGACCGCATCCTGCTGCGGGTGGCCACCGCTGACAGCCGGGAGATGCGGCTGTGGCTCACCCGGCGCCTGCTGCGCGGCCTGTGGCCGCTGCTGCGCCGGACGCAGGTCGAGCACGGCCCGGATGCCACCACCCCCCGCGGCGCCGTGGCCACGCCCGAGGCCCGGCAGATGCTGGCGCAGGCCCGCAGGCAGGCCTTCCTGCAGCGGGCCGATCTGGAGACGCCGTTCCAGGAGGGCGCGTCACGTCCGCTGGGCGAGGAACCGATGCTGGCCGCCGAGGTGGGCGTCACGCCGCTGGCCGAAGGGCGCCTGCGCCTGGGGTTTTCCGAGAGCCGCGGCAGCGCGCCCCACCGCGCCTTCGAGATGGAGCTGGACCCGTCGCTGGTGCAGGGGCTGATGCACCTGCTGGAGCAGGCGCTGGGCCAGTCGCAGTGGCAGCTGCCCTTCGCCCCCGCGGCGGATGCACCCGCCGCCGCGGCCGAGGACGAGCCGCAGGCGCGCCCGCGCTACCTCAACTGAGGGATGGAGGGCCGATTCGGCCCCGGAGGTGTTGCGGCAGGCGCGAACCATCATCCTGATGATGGCCACCGGGGCCGCGCTCGATGCCGTCCTGGGTCGGGGCACGGGCGATTCCGGTTCGCGCAAGCCGGCCGAGGCCGGCCAGCCGGTGGCCATGATGGCGGGCGAGCCGGCGGCGGTGGTGCCGAAGAACAACCGGCTCGCCGCCCAGGCTGCCCGGAATGCCAATCTGGCCTCGCCGCTGCTGGATGCGTGCCTGCAGCTGTACCAGGAAACCGCGGACCTGGGGCATGGCCGGTCGGACATGGCTGCGGTCATCCGCGCCCTCGAAGCGCGCAGTGGGGCGGCGGGCCCGCCCGCCGGGGAGTGAGCGGTCGGGCCCGCCGCCGCTAGGAACCCGCGGAGACCGCGCCGCGGGCCTGCACCTGCATCAGCGCGAAGCCTGCCACCTGCTTGTACTCGTCGGAGATGCGGCGCAGCTCCTCGGGGCTGATCAGGTTGTCGATGCTGCCCTCGAACGGCCGGCCGCCGCTGAGCTCGTCGGCCTTCATGATGATGAAGTCCGGCGGCACCGTGCGGTTGGTCTGCACCACCCGGGCGGTGGGCTCGAGCCGGCGGCGCTCGTAGGCCTGCAGCGCGGCGGGCACGCCGCCACCCTGGACCAGGGCCTCGGCCAGGGCGGCGGCATCGATGATGGCCTGGGCCGAACCGTTGGAGCCGCGCGGGTACATGGGGTGGGCCGCATCGCCCAGCAGCGTGACGCGGCCGAAGGTCCAGCGCGGCACCGGGTCCTTGTCCACCATGGGGTACTCGAACACCTGCTGCGCGCCCTCGATCAGCGCCGGCACGTCCAGCCAGTCGAAGCGCCAGCCGGCGAAGAACGGCAGGAAGTCCTCCAGCCGGCCGGGCCGGTTCCAGTCGTTCATCGCGGCCGGGTCCTGCCGAATCTCGGCCACCCAGTTGACCAGCTGGTTGCCCTGGCCGTCCACGTCGTCGACGATGGGATAGACCACCATCTTGCCGGTGTCCACCGTGCCTATGCGCAGGTAGCTGCGGCCGCTGAGGATGGGCCGGTGCACCGTCACGCCGCGCCAGGTGTTGATGCCGGTGAAGGCCATGCGCTCGTCGGGATAGAACAGCCGCCGCACCGCCGAATTGACGCCGTCGCAGGCGATCACCGCGTCGGCGCGCACGGCCGGCCGCGGCCGCCCCGCGCCGTCCTGGAACTGCAGCGACACGCCGGTCTCGTCCTGCGCCAGCCCACCGAAGCGGTGGTCCAGGTGGACGCCGCCGGCGCCCAGCCGGCGCAGCACCGCGTCGTACAGCACGCGGTGCAGCTTGCCGCGGTGCATGCCCAGCTCCGGCAGCGCATAGCCGGCATGGCGGCCGCGTGGCTCGCGGTAGATGAACTGGCCCCAGCGGTTGTAGAACACCGACTCCAGGTTCTCGATGCCCTGCGTCTCCAGCTCGGCCTGCACGCCCAGCGCCGCCAGCTCGCGCATGGCGTGCGGCAGCAGGGTGATGCCCACGCCGACCTCGCGGATCTCGCCCGCCTGCTCGTAGACCTCGCAGGCGATGCCGCGCTGGTGCAGGGCCAGCGCCAGGCTGAGGCCGCCGATGCCGCCGCCGACAATGGCGATGTTCATGGTCTGTCCGCCGACGGGCCGCCCCTAGGCGGACACGCCCCCTCGGGGGGCAGCGCAATACACGAAGTGACAAGCGTGGGGGCCATGATCACTCTGCTTTGATCGACTGGGCCTGGATCAGCCGGGCCCAGCGCTGCGCGTCCTGCTCCACCAGCCTGCGGAACTCCTCGGGCGTGCTGGTGGCCGGGTCCATGCCCTGGCCCTGGAACGCGGTCTTCACCTCCGGCAGGGCCAGGATGTCCTTGAGCTCGCGATTGAACTGCGCCACCAGCTCGGGCGAGGTGCCGGCTGGGGCGAAGACGCCGTACCACATGTCCACGTTGACCTTGCCCACGCCCGCCTCGGCCAGGGTGGGCAGCTGCGGCAGCAGGGCATGGCGCTTGTCGCTGCCGATGGCCAGGCCTACCAGCTTGCCGGCGCGGACCTGCGGCAGCGCCACGTGGATGGGCAGGAAGGCGGCATCGACCTGGCCGCCGATCAGATCGGTCACGGCCGGGGCCGTGCCGCGGTAGGGGATGTGGGTGAGGAACACGCCGGCCGTGGCCTTGAGCAGCTCCATGGACAGGTGGTGCGGCGTGCCCACGCCCGGGCTGGCGTAGTTGAGCTTGCCGGGGCGCTGCCGGGCGGCCGCGACCAGCTCGGCAGCGGTCTTGTAGCCCGACTGCGGGTGCGTGACCAGCAGCAGCTGGCCCCAGCTGGTGAGCGACACCGGCACCAGGTCCTTGATTGGGTCGAACGGCAGCTGCGGGTACAGGCTGCGGTTCATCACCAGGGTGTTGACGCTGACCAGCAGCGTGTTGCCGTTGGCCGGCGAGCGCACCACCGCTTCCGTGCCGATGTTGCCGCTGGCGCCGGCGCGGTTGTCCACCACCACCGGCCGGCCCAGCCGCTCGCCCAGGCGGGGGCCGATGGTGCGGGCGATCAGGTCGATGCCGGTGCCAGGCGTGAACGGCACGATCAGCCGCAGCGGGGCCTGGTTGGCCTGCGGGGCCGGCTGCTGCGCCTGGACGGCGGTGCCCACGCCGGCCAGGGCCAGCAGGGCAGCCGCGAGACGGATGCGGATGCGCATGGGGTGTCTCCTGTTGCTATTGGTTGGCATGCTAACGATTATGGAGGATACGCTCTCCGGCGAACACCCCGGCATACCCTATGCTTCGCCCTGCCGTGCCGACCGCCCGCCCCTCCGCCTCCTCCGACGCCACGCTGGCCCGCCTGTACGCGCGGCCGGGCTTCCTGCTGCGGCGGGCGCACCAGATCTCGGCCGCCGTGTTCGAGGACGAGTGCGGCGCGCTCGGCCTGACGCCGGCCCAGTTCGGCGCGCTGACCGTGCTCAAGGCGCACCCGGGCCTGGCGCAGGCCGGCCTGGCGCGCGCGCTGGGCTTCGACAAGGTGACGGTGCTGCGCGTGCTGCGCGGGCTGGAGGCGCGCGGCCTGGTGGCGCGCGGGGCCAAGGCGGCCGACCGCCGCCACGTGGCGGTCTCGCTGACCGCCGACGGCCTGGCCCTGCTGCGCCAGGCCCAGCGGCCCGCCGAAAAGGCCTACCGGCGGCTGATGGCGCCGCTGACGGCCGAGCAGCAGGCCCAGCTGCTGGACCTGCTGCAGCGCCTGACCGGCGAGCTGGAGGACCAAGCGCGGGCGTCTTTCGTGCCGCCGGCCGGCTGAGGCGCGCGGCGGTCGCCGTGTCGCCGCTTGTCTTGTATTCTTCTCAGCCTTGCCGTTCACCGCCCATCCCATGAACCACCTCCCCCGCTCCGCCCCGCCCTCCCGCCTGCGCCGTGGCCTGCTCGCCGGCGGCCTGCTGGCCCTGGCCACCGGCCGCCTGCACGCCCAGCAGCCCTCCGCGATCCGCCTGCTGGTGGGCTTCCCCCCGGGCGGCGGCACCGACGTTATCGCGCGCCTGCTGGCCGACAAGCTCAAGGACGTGCTGGGCCAGCCGGTGGTGGTGGACAACCGCGCCGGGGCCGGCGGCCAGATCGCGGCCCAGGCCCTCAAGGCCGCGCCGGCCGACGGCCAGACGCTGTTCCTCAGCCACGACCACTCCATCTCCATCCTGCCCCAGGTGACGCGCAACCCGGGCTTCGACCCGGCCGCCGATTTCGTGCCGGTGGCGGGCTTCGCCACCTTCGCCAACGCGCTGGCGGTGTCGGACGGCACGCCGGCCAGGAGCGTGCAGGAGTACGTGGCCTGGGTGCAGGCCAACGGCGGCAAGGACACCATCGGCGTGCCGGCACCGGCGTCCATCCCCGAGTTCCTGGTCGGCCTGCTGGCCGCCAAGTACAAGCTGGACCTGCAGGCCGCGCCCTACCGCGGCAGCGCGCCCATGATCGCCGACATGCTGGGCGGCCAGATCAAGGCCGGCGTGGGCTCCGTTCCCGACTTCATCGAGCAGCAGCGCGCCGGCAAGCTGCGCGTGGTGGCGGTGATCGGCGACAAGCGCCAGCCGGTGCTGCCCGAGGTGCCGACCTTCGCCGAGCTGGGCCTGGCCGGTCTGGAGGACCTGCCCTACTACGGGGTGTTCGCGCCGGCCGGCACGCCGGCGCCGGTGCTGGATCGCTTCAACCAGGCCTTGTCGCGCGTGGTCGCCATGCCCGACGTGCGCGAGCGCCTGACGGCGATGGGCTTGGCCGTGGGCTACCAGCCGCAGGCGCCGTTCACGCAGGTGGTGCGGCGCTACACGCAGAACTGGGGGCGCATCATCCAGGCCAGCGGCTTCCAGCCGAAGTAGAGCGGGAGCTTTCAGCCGTTGCGAGATGCAATTCCCCACCGCGCCAGCGCCGCGTCGTCGCTGACGCGGGCGTCGACCCAGCGCGCGCCGGTGGGCGTCTGCTCCTTTTTCCAGAAAGGCGCCTGGGTCTTGAGGTAGTCCATCAGGAACTCGCAGGCCTGGAAGCTCTCGCCGCGGTGCGCCGAGGTGACGGCTACCAGCACGATCTGCTCCTGCGGCTGCAGCGGGCCGATGCGGTGGACCACGCGCGCGGCGCGGATGTCGAAGCGCCGCATCGCCTCATCGATCATGGCCTCGATGGCCTTCTCGGTCATGCCGGGGTAGTGCTCCAGCTCCAGCGTGCTGACCGACGCGCCGTCGTTGCGGTCGCGCACCGTGCCGACGAAGCAGCACACCGCGCCTACGCCGGTATCGCGCCCGCGCAGCGCGGCCACCTCGGCCGAGAGGTCGAAGTCCTGCTCCTGGATGACGACGCGGGCCACCGTGTCCATGGCCGTCAGCCCCCGGTCACCGGCGGGAAGAAGGCCACCTCGGCGCCCTCGCGCAGCGCGGCCGCCTCGTCGGACATCACCTGGTCCAGCGCCAGCCGCACCGCCTTGCCGCGCGCCAGTGCCGGCGCGTAGGGTTCGCCGCGGGCGATGAGCTCGTCGCGCAGCCCGCCCAGGGTGGCGGCGGCCGTGTCCAGGGCCTCGCTGCCGCGGCCCACGGCCTCGCGGATGGAGGCGAAGTAGCGCACCGTGATCTTCATGCGAGCAGCTCCGCGAAGGACAGGAAGGCGACCGGTTCGCCGTGCGCGATGGCGCGGCCGGACGGATTGTCCACCAGCCCGTCGCCCCACACGGTGGAGGTCAGCACGCCCGAGCTCTGGTTGGGGAACAGCTCCAGCCCGCCGGCGGCATCGCGGCGCACGCGCAGGAACTCGCGCCGCTTGTCGGGCCGCCAGCTGAAGTGCGCCGGCAGCATCAGCGGCGCCGGTGCCGGCGCCAGGCGGCGCGCGCCCTGCAGCTTCAGCAGGAAGGGCCGCACCAGCAGCAGGAAGGTGACGAAGCTGGAGACCGGGTTGCCGGGCAGGCCGATGAAATGCGCGTCCTTCACGCACCCGTAGGCAAAGGGTTTGCCGGGCTTCATCGCGATCTGCCAGAGGTCGAGCGAGCCGAGCTGCTGCACCGCGGGTTTGATGTGGTCCTCCTCGCCCACCGACACGCCGCCGCTGGTGAGGATCAGGTCGTGCGCCTGCGCGGCGCCGCGCAGCGCTTCCACCGTCGCGTCCAGCCGGTCGGGCACGATGCCCAGGTCGGTGACCTCACAGCCCAGGCGCTGCAGCAGCGTGCGCAGGAAGAAACGGTTGGAGTTGTAGATGGCACCCGGCTTCATGCGCTCGGGCGGCACCTCGCCGGGCATCACCAGCTCGTCGCCGGTGGAGAACAGCG is from Ramlibacter tataouinensis TTB310 and encodes:
- a CDS encoding molybdopterin molybdotransferase MoeA; this encodes MTAAAPRAPLRPLDEALAELLGHAQTLARVETVSTFEADGRVLAQDLVSELQVPPQDNSSMDGYAVRSSEIADEDLVLPVSQRIPAGSAAQPLAPGTAARIFTGAPVPEGADAIVMQEETLPGPEGNVRILRVPQPGQWIRRSGEDVTRGAVVLARGERLGPAALGLAAGIGMHQLAVAARPRVALFSTGDELVMPGEVPPERMKPGAIYNSNRFFLRTLLQRLGCEVTDLGIVPDRLDATVEALRGAAQAHDLILTSGGVSVGEEDHIKPAVQQLGSLDLWQIAMKPGKPFAYGCVKDAHFIGLPGNPVSSFVTFLLLVRPFLLKLQGARRLAPAPAPLMLPAHFSWRPDKRREFLRVRRDAAGGLELFPNQSSGVLTSTVWGDGLVDNPSGRAIAHGEPVAFLSFAELLA